In one window of Camelina sativa cultivar DH55 chromosome 15, Cs, whole genome shotgun sequence DNA:
- the LOC104747356 gene encoding reticulon-like protein B10 — translation MEESVHQSIRFGSVADLIMRKNRRGGYLLLGSTTLLWFLFQKCGYSFFPFVVNTQLLLVVILFLWAKSAILFNRPMPQLPNLEISEAFVFMVANGMRVWINTVLAVARDIYVGRNAKQLFRVSVVLWTVSFVGSFLNFLTILYLGVVLSLLVPIVYERYQEHIDDKLSLTHRIIQTQCRKIDERLLQKITAKPSNKIKKMQ, via the exons ATGGAAGAATCTGTTCATCAATCTATTCGCTTTGGCTCAG TTGCGGATTTGATCATGCGGAAGAACCGACGCGGAGGGTATCTCCTACTCGGATCAACGACGCTTTTATGGTTCCTTTTCCAGAAATGTGGATACAGCTTTTTCCCCTTTGTTGTTAATACTCAGCTGCTCCTCGTCGTTATACTCTTCCTCTGGGCCAAATCTGCTATTCTCTTCAACAG ACCTATGCCACAACTACCTAATCTTGAAATCTCTGAGGCATTTGTGTTTATGGTGGCTAATGGTATGCGAGTGTGGATTAATACCGTGCTCGCAGTTGCTCGTGATATTTACGTTGGAAGAAACGCAAAGCAACTCTTTCGG GTCAGTGTTGTGTTGTGGACAGTATCATTTGTTGGCAGTTTCTTAAACTTCCTCACAATTCTCTATCTCG GTGTTGTTCTCAGTCTGTTGGTCCCCATTGTGTACGAGAGATACCAGGAACACATTGATGATAAGCTATCTTTAACACATCGAATCATTCAAACACAGTGCAGGAAGATCGACGAAAGATTACTACAGAAGATTACTGCTAAGCCTTCAAATAAGATAAAGAAGATGCAATAG
- the LOC104747357 gene encoding protein TIC 21, chloroplastic yields the protein MQSLFLPPVSSSGVSAVALRPGFQNSCHNQRLSTRSLPFFNPILLAPKRKATVSSHQSPPSLSVYGFQIGGSKPSFASSTVAFSSPTSPSSVSGDNEVDKAKLAQVAKRLEKTSRYFKRLGSIGFWGQLVSTVVAAVILSFSIVVTGKPTSPATFYGTASGIAASFVSVFWSFGYIRLSERLRRTAIDPAKAPPRADVVKGLRSGIMVNLLGMGAALLGMQATVGFLVAKALTTSANPFYQGVSQGYSPVLALDVFLVQASANTLLSHFLGLVCSLELLRSVTVPNSESVLAPKVA from the exons atgcagTCACTATTTTTGCCGCCGGTGAGTTCCTCCGGCGTCTCCGCCGTCGCTCTACGGCCAGGTTTTCAGAACTCGTGCCACAACCAACGCCTCTCTACTCGCTCCCTACCATTTTTCAATCCAATTCTCTTGGCTCCGAAGAGGAAAGCCACCGTCTCTTCACACCAGTCGCCACCGTCTCTGTCCGTCTACGGTTTCCAAATCGGAGGATCTAAACCTAGTTTCGCATCATCCACGGTGGCATTTTCCTCTCCGACGTCTCCTTCTTCCGTTTCCGGTGATAATGAGGTCGACAAGGCAAAGCTCGCTCAg GTAGCAAAGAGGTTGGAGAAGACGTCAAGGTACTTCAAGAGGCTAGGGAGTATTGGTTTCTGGGGGCAGCTTGTGTCAACCGTTGTGGCAGCTGTGATTCTATCCTTCTCCATTGTTGTGACAGGGAAACCTACTTCACCTGCTACCTTTTATGGGACTGCAAGTGGGATTGCTGCGTCATTTGTCTCGGTGTTCTGGTCCTTTGGGTATATCCGGCTTTCAGAGAGGCTCCGTAGAACTGCCATTGACCCTGCCAAG GCTCCACCACGTGCTGATGTTGTGAAAGGTTTGAGGAGCGGGATTATGGTAAATCTTTTGGGAATGGGGGCAGCACTTCTCGGGATGCAAGCAACGGTTGGATTTTTAGTTGCAAAGGCTTTAACAACCTCAGCTAACCCTTTCTACCAGGGAGTCTCCCAGGGTTACAGCCCCGTTCTTGCTCTTGATGTCTTCCTAGTTCAG GCATCGGCGAATACCTTACTCTCTCATTTCCTAGGCCTTGTTTGCTCGTTGGAGCTGTTGCGGTCTGTGACAGTGCCCAATTCGGAATCTGTCTTAGCTCCTAAAGTTGCTTGA
- the LOC104747358 gene encoding receptor protein kinase-like protein At4g34220, translated as MTSIRSNLLFHLLLLLPSLLQALNTDGVALLSFKYSILNDPLSVLRNWNYDDETPCSWTGVACTELGSPKTPGLLRVTSLVLPNKQLLGSVSPDLFSILHLRILDLSNNFFHGSLPDSVSNATELRVLSLGNNKVSGEVPSLISNVASLQLLNLSANAFTGKIPPNLPLLKNLTVISLAKNSFSGNIPSGFEAVQVLDISSNLLDGSLPPDFEGPSLHYLNLSHNQISGVISPAFSEKFPASTILDLSFNNLTGPIPGTPPLLNQKTESFSGNIGLCGQPLRTPCSIPSTLSDPQNISETTSPAIAVMPRNPIPTTPSVESPNETAKSKLKPSTIVGITLADIAGLAIIAMFILYIYQIKKRRSSKEYSTFSVLQKCLEKNDTLPVKKSKHNNIVTASEVTKSPATKTGCGLWIIRGYDDTTSASSESDVENQLQDKKPIEVFNRTSGGREKGNTETKLVTVDGETQLELDTLLKASAYVLGTSRNGGIVYKAVLENGSAFAVRRIGAECCTVTKFKEFEKEVLCIAKLRHPNLVRVRGFVWGNEEKLLISDYVPNGTLPLSSISAKSGSSSQNPLSFEATLKIAKGIARGMAYIHDKKHVHGNIKPNNILLDSEFEPVITDMGLDRLMTPAHSLTDGPMSSSQHHPPEWSASQKPNPKWDVYSFGVILLELLTGKVFSVDRDLVRDYETDEKTWFLRLVDGTIRVEVARREDEAVACFKLGYGCVSSLPQKRPSMKDVVQELEKLFV; from the exons ATGACTTCCATCAGAAGCAACCTcctcttccatcttcttcttcttctcccttcatTACTCCAAGCTCTTAACACAGATGGTGTTGCTTTACTCTCTTTCAAATATTCCATCCTCAATGACCCTCTCTCAGTTCTACGCAACTGGAACTACGACGATGAAACACCATGCTCTTGGACCGGTGTTGCCTGTACAGAGCTTGGGAGTCCCAAAACCCCAGGTTTGCTTAGAGTGACAAGCTTGGTTCTTCCCAATAAACAGCTCCTGGGTTCTGTCTCTCCCGACTTGTTTTCGATACTACATCTAAGGATATTGGACCTCTCCAACAATTTCTTCCATGGGTCACTGCCGGATTCAGTGTCTAACGCTACTGAGCTTCGTGTTCTGTCTCTTGGGAACAACAAGGTTTCTGGTGAAGTGCCTAGTCTTATCAGCAACGTGGCTAGTCTACagctcttgaatctctctgCTAACGCCTTCACCGGCAAAATCCCTCCCAATCTCCCACTTCTCAAGAATCTTACAGTCATTTCCTTGGCAAAGAACTCCTTTTCAGGCAATATTCCAAGTGGGTTTGAAGCAGTACAGGTTCTAGACATCTCCTCAAATCTTCTAGACGGATCTCTTCCTCCTGATTTCGAGGGACCAAGTCTACATTACCTCAACCTAtcacacaatcaaatctccgGCGTGATTTCTCCAGCTTTCAGCGAGAAATTTCCAGCAAGCACCATCCTCGATCTCTCCTTCAACAATCTAACAGGACCAATCCCTGGTACACCACCATTGCTTAACCAAAAGACTGAGTCCTTTTCTGGTAATATAGGCTTGTGTGGGCAACCATTGAGAACTCCTTGTTCAATCCCTTCTACTCTATCAGACCCACAAAATATCTCTGAAACTACTTCACCAGCAATAGCAGTCATGCCCAGAAATCCAATACCAACAACTCCATCAGTAGAATCACCAAATGAAACAGCCAAAAGCAAACTAAAGCCAAGCACAATCGTAGGTATTACACTTGCAGATATAGCTGGTCTAGCTATCATAGCTATGTTCATCCTATACATATACCAGATCAAGAAACGTAGAAGCTCCAAAGAATACAGCACTTTCAGCGTCTTACAAAAATGTCTGGAGAAAAACGATACATTACCAGTCAAGAAATCGAAACACAACAACATAGTCACAGCCTCAGAGGTCACGAAATCACCAGCTACAAAAACTGGATGTGGTTTGTGGATAATTCGTGGGTATGATGACACAACGTCTGCATCATCCGAGAGCGACGTAGAGAACCAGCTGCAAGACAAGAAACCGATTGAGGTATTTAATCGAACAAGTGGTGGGCGAGAAAAAGGCAACACTGAAACAAAACTAGTGACGGTCGATGGAGAGACTCAGCTAGAGCTAGATACACTGCTAAAGGCATCAGCTTACGTACTTGGTACAAGCAGAAACGGCGGAATCGTGTACAAAGCCGTGTTAGAGAACGGCTCAGCTTTTGCGGTGCGGCGGATCGGAGCGGAGTGTTGTACGGTGACGAAGTTTAAAGAATTCGAAAAGGAGGTTCTCTGTATCGCTAAACTTCGTCACCCAAATCTCGTTAGGGTTCGTGGCTTCGTCTGGGGTAACGAAGAGAAGCTTCTCATCTCCGACTATGTCCCAAATGGGACTCTACCTCTCTCCTCCATCTCCG CTAAATCAGGCTCGTCTTCACAGAATCCTCTCTCGTTTGAGGCAACGCTCAAGATAGCAAAGGGCATAGCTAGAGGAATGGCGTACATCCACGACAAGAAGCATGTGCACGGCAACATCAAGCCAAATAATATTCTCTTGGACTCCGAGTTTGAGCCTGTAATTACTGATATGGGACTTGATCGTCTTATGACACCGGCTCATTCACTCACGGATGGACCAATGTCGAGCTCACAGCATCATCCACCAGAGTGGTCGGCTAGCCAGAAACCAAATCCTAAATGGGATGTTTATTCCTTTGGTGTGATACTCTTGGAGCTTCTCACGGGCAAAGTTTTTTCGGTTGATCGTGATCTTGTTCGTGATTATGAGACCGATGAGAAAACTTGGTTTTTGAGGTTGGTTGATGGGACAATTAGGGTTGAGGTGGCTCGCCGCGAAGATGAGGCCGTCGCTTGCTTTAAGTTAGGCTATGGTTGTGTCTCTTCCTTGCCTCAAAAGCGACCGTCTATGAAGGATGTGGTGCAAGAGCtagaaaaattgtttgtttaa